One window of the Streptomyces sp. ITFR-21 genome contains the following:
- a CDS encoding serine hydrolase domain-containing protein: MDDYEDAGADVGAGASVGVGVGVAVHGTAEDGWEAVRAAFADNFARRGDRGAAVALYRHGRKVVDLWAGTADFDGPAGDRDTGDGDAGTAWTEESVHTVRSAGKGVAAACLLLLHQRGQLDLDAPVGAYWTEFKARGKERVTVRQLLAHRAGVPALDTPLTPEQALDGVSGPRAVAAQAPLFPAGVAHGYHAQTYSWLLGELVLRASGRTIGRFVAEEIARPLGLDLWVGLPPEQTRRVGRIGETAAPPPTASGSLRARPKRAVQDAYADPESLTRRAFAAITPLPDENDPAYRAGELAASNTIADARSLARFYAALIGEVEGGRRLFVPATLTAARTVESEGPDQVLVINTRFGLGYMLHGPASPLLGSGAFGHPGRGGSLAFADPAHGIGFGYVTNGLQQNVTADPRAQALVRAVRQSIG; encoded by the coding sequence ATGGACGACTACGAGGACGCGGGCGCGGACGTCGGCGCCGGGGCCAGCGTCGGCGTCGGCGTCGGCGTTGCCGTCCACGGGACGGCGGAGGACGGCTGGGAGGCGGTCCGGGCCGCCTTCGCGGACAACTTCGCCCGCCGGGGCGACCGGGGGGCCGCGGTCGCGCTCTACCGGCACGGGCGGAAGGTGGTCGACCTGTGGGCGGGAACGGCCGACTTCGACGGGCCCGCGGGCGACCGGGACACCGGCGACGGGGACGCCGGGACCGCGTGGACCGAGGAATCCGTCCATACGGTCAGATCGGCGGGCAAAGGCGTGGCGGCGGCCTGCCTGCTGCTGCTGCACCAGCGGGGCCAACTGGACCTGGACGCCCCGGTGGGGGCGTACTGGACCGAGTTCAAGGCCCGCGGCAAAGAACGGGTGACGGTACGGCAGCTGCTGGCGCACCGGGCGGGTGTGCCGGCACTGGACACTCCGCTCACCCCCGAACAGGCGCTGGACGGGGTGTCCGGGCCCCGGGCGGTCGCCGCGCAGGCACCGCTCTTCCCCGCGGGGGTCGCCCACGGGTATCACGCGCAGACGTACAGCTGGCTGCTCGGCGAGCTGGTGCTGCGGGCCTCGGGGCGGACTATCGGCCGCTTCGTGGCGGAGGAGATCGCCCGGCCGCTCGGTCTCGATCTGTGGGTCGGGCTGCCACCGGAACAGACGCGCCGGGTGGGCCGGATCGGGGAGACAGCCGCGCCGCCACCGACCGCGTCGGGCAGCCTGCGGGCCCGGCCCAAGAGGGCCGTGCAGGACGCGTACGCCGATCCCGAGTCGCTCACCCGCCGTGCCTTCGCCGCGATCACCCCGCTGCCCGACGAGAACGATCCGGCGTACCGCGCCGGGGAGCTGGCGGCCTCGAACACGATCGCCGACGCACGATCACTGGCCCGGTTCTACGCCGCCCTGATCGGTGAGGTGGAGGGCGGGCGGCGGCTGTTCGTGCCGGCCACGCTCACCGCGGCCCGCACGGTGGAGTCCGAGGGGCCGGACCAGGTGCTGGTGATCAACACCCGGTTCGGGCTCGGGTACATGCTGCACGGGCCGGCATCACCGCTGCTGGGCTCGGGCGCGTTCGGACATCCGGGGCGCGGCGGTTCGCTGGCCTTCGCCGACCCGGCGCACGGCATAGGCTTCGGTTACGTCACCAACGGCCTCCAGCAGAACGTGACCGCCGATCCCCGTGCCCAGGCACTGGTCAGGGC
- a CDS encoding glycoside hydrolase family 6 protein, protein MAVATVRRRTAVLAAGALVVASGGVVAAVSTTSASAATAGCSVQYTVQTEWNVGFTASVTVTNTGSPLTSWNLGWSFAGNQQVTQGWNAQISQSGQAVTVANLSYNGALATGGSTNFGFNGTYSGTNVSPTSFTLNGVTCGTGTGTDTTPPTTPPTTPPTTTPPTTTPPTTPTTTPPTTPPTTPPTTPPSGQRLDNPYAGAKGYVNPEWSAKASGDGGQAIADQSTAVWLDRIAAIQGVNGGMGLKAHLDAAVQQAAGAPLTVEFVIYDLPGRDCAALASNGELGPTELARYETEYIDPIASIMSDPKYAALRIVNIIEPDSLPNITTNAGGTAGSTDACAVMKANGNYEKGVGYALNKLGALSNTYNYIDAAHHAWLGWDSNFVPAAQEFLKAATSSGATVNDVQGFITNTANYSALTEPYFKVTDSVNGTTVRQSKWVDWNNYVDELTFAQGLRTELVSIGFNSSIGMLIDTSRNGWGGTARPTGPGATTDVDTYVNGGRIDKRIHAGNWCNQSGAGLGERPTAAPQPGIDAYVWVKPPGESDGSSTAIANDQGKGFDRMCDPTYTGNARNGNSPSGALADSPLAGDWFSAQFHQLIQNAYPPLS, encoded by the coding sequence ATGGCAGTTGCAACAGTCCGACGCAGAACCGCCGTACTGGCCGCAGGGGCGCTCGTGGTCGCCTCCGGCGGTGTGGTGGCCGCGGTGAGCACCACGTCCGCCTCGGCGGCCACCGCCGGCTGCTCCGTGCAGTACACCGTGCAGACCGAGTGGAACGTGGGCTTCACCGCCTCGGTGACGGTCACGAACACCGGCAGCCCGCTGACGAGTTGGAACCTCGGATGGTCCTTCGCCGGGAACCAGCAGGTCACCCAGGGCTGGAACGCCCAGATCAGCCAGAGCGGCCAGGCGGTTACCGTGGCCAACCTGTCGTACAACGGCGCGCTGGCGACCGGCGGTTCGACCAACTTCGGGTTCAACGGCACGTACAGCGGCACGAACGTCTCGCCCACGTCCTTCACCCTGAACGGCGTCACCTGCGGCACGGGTACCGGCACCGATACCACGCCGCCGACGACTCCCCCCACCACACCCCCGACCACCACGCCCCCGACCACGACGCCGCCGACCACCCCGACGACCACCCCGCCGACGACGCCGCCCACGACTCCTCCCACCACGCCCCCGTCCGGTCAGCGCCTGGACAACCCGTATGCGGGTGCTAAGGGTTACGTCAACCCCGAGTGGTCCGCCAAGGCCTCGGGCGACGGCGGTCAGGCGATCGCCGACCAGTCGACCGCCGTGTGGCTGGACCGGATCGCCGCGATCCAGGGTGTGAACGGCGGCATGGGCCTCAAGGCGCATCTCGACGCCGCGGTCCAGCAGGCGGCCGGCGCGCCGCTCACCGTCGAGTTCGTCATCTACGACCTGCCCGGCCGTGACTGCGCCGCACTCGCCTCCAACGGTGAGTTGGGCCCGACGGAACTCGCCCGGTACGAGACCGAGTACATCGACCCGATCGCGTCGATCATGTCGGACCCGAAGTACGCGGCCCTGCGGATCGTCAACATCATCGAGCCGGACTCGCTGCCGAACATCACCACCAACGCCGGCGGCACGGCCGGTTCCACGGACGCCTGCGCGGTGATGAAGGCGAACGGCAACTACGAGAAGGGCGTCGGCTACGCGCTGAACAAGCTGGGCGCGCTGTCGAACACGTACAACTACATCGACGCCGCCCACCACGCGTGGCTCGGCTGGGACTCCAACTTCGTCCCCGCCGCCCAGGAGTTCCTTAAGGCCGCGACGAGCAGCGGCGCGACGGTCAACGACGTGCAGGGGTTCATCACCAACACGGCGAACTACAGCGCCCTGACCGAGCCGTACTTCAAGGTCACCGACAGCGTCAACGGCACCACGGTCCGGCAGTCCAAGTGGGTCGACTGGAACAACTACGTCGATGAGCTGACGTTTGCGCAGGGTCTGCGCACTGAGTTGGTCTCCATCGGCTTCAACTCGAGCATCGGCATGCTGATCGACACCTCGCGCAACGGCTGGGGCGGCACCGCGCGTCCCACCGGTCCGGGCGCCACGACGGACGTGGACACGTACGTCAACGGAGGTCGGATCGACAAGCGCATCCACGCGGGCAACTGGTGCAACCAGTCCGGCGCCGGTCTGGGTGAGCGGCCGACGGCCGCGCCGCAGCCGGGAATCGACGCTTACGTGTGGGTGAAGCCGCCCGGCGAGTCGGACGGTTCGAGCACCGCGATCGCAAACGACCAGGGCAAGGGCTTCGACCGGATGTGCGACCCGACGTACACCGGCAACGCACGCAACGGCAACAGCCCGTCCGGGGCGCTGGCGGATTCGCCCCTCGCGGGTGACTGGTTCTCCGCGCAGTTCCACCAGCTGATCCAGAACGCATACCCGCCGCTGTCGTAG
- a CDS encoding FAD-binding dehydrogenase, translating into MAALDADVVVVGAGLAGLVATAELAEAGRKVILVDQEPEVSLGGQAHWSFGGLFLVDSPEQRRMRIKDSADLAMQDWLGTAGFDRPEDHWPRRWAEAYVHFAAGEKRAWLRERDVRFFPVVGWAERGGFLATGPGNSVPRFHITWGTGPGVVAPFVRRVREAVAQGRVELRFRHRVTGLTKTAGAIDGVTGEVLVPSGVGRGQASSREKAGEFRFGAQAVIIASGGIGGNHELVRAAWPERLGTPPKKLLSGVPAHVDGLMLGVAGSAGASGINGDRMWHYTEGIENWDPVWARHGIRILPGPSSLWLDATGKRLPVPYFPGFDTLGTLEHIMRSGYEYTWFVLTQKIIEKEFALSGSEQNPDLTGKSVRDVLRRALPGAPGPVEAFKRHGVDFVVESELGALVEGMNALTGEGLLDEAGLRHEIEARDREVANTYTKDLQITAIRGARNYLGDKLIRTAAPHRLLDPKAGPLIAVRLNILTRKSLGGLETDLDGRVLVPGEGESRGEPLPGLYAAGEAAGFGGGGMHGYRSLEGTFLGGCLFSGRTAGRSAALATA; encoded by the coding sequence ATGGCAGCGCTGGACGCGGATGTCGTGGTGGTGGGCGCGGGTCTGGCCGGCCTGGTCGCCACCGCCGAGCTGGCCGAGGCGGGCAGGAAGGTGATCCTGGTCGACCAGGAGCCGGAGGTCTCCCTCGGCGGGCAGGCCCACTGGTCGTTCGGCGGCCTGTTCCTGGTCGACTCGCCCGAGCAGCGGCGGATGCGGATCAAGGACAGCGCGGACCTGGCGATGCAGGACTGGCTGGGCACCGCCGGCTTCGACCGCCCAGAGGACCACTGGCCGCGCCGGTGGGCGGAGGCGTATGTGCACTTCGCGGCGGGCGAGAAGCGGGCCTGGCTGCGCGAGCGCGACGTGAGGTTCTTCCCCGTGGTCGGCTGGGCGGAGCGCGGCGGGTTCCTGGCGACCGGTCCCGGCAACAGCGTGCCGCGCTTCCACATCACCTGGGGGACCGGGCCGGGCGTGGTCGCGCCGTTCGTCCGGCGGGTGCGGGAGGCGGTCGCGCAGGGGCGGGTCGAACTGCGGTTCCGCCACCGGGTGACGGGGCTGACGAAGACCGCCGGTGCGATCGACGGGGTCACCGGTGAGGTGCTGGTGCCCAGCGGCGTCGGACGGGGGCAGGCCAGCTCACGCGAGAAGGCGGGCGAGTTCAGGTTCGGCGCACAGGCCGTGATCATCGCCAGCGGAGGCATCGGCGGCAACCACGAACTGGTCCGCGCCGCCTGGCCCGAGCGCCTGGGCACGCCGCCGAAGAAGCTGCTGTCCGGCGTTCCCGCGCACGTGGACGGCCTCATGCTCGGCGTCGCCGGGTCGGCCGGCGCGTCCGGCATCAACGGAGACCGGATGTGGCACTACACCGAAGGCATCGAGAACTGGGACCCGGTCTGGGCCCGCCACGGGATCCGCATCCTGCCCGGCCCCTCCTCCCTGTGGCTGGACGCGACGGGCAAGCGGCTGCCGGTGCCGTACTTTCCCGGTTTCGACACGCTCGGCACCCTCGAACACATCATGCGCTCGGGTTACGAGTACACGTGGTTCGTCCTCACCCAGAAGATCATCGAGAAGGAGTTCGCCCTGTCGGGCTCCGAGCAGAACCCGGACCTGACCGGGAAGAGCGTGCGCGACGTGCTCAGGCGTGCGCTGCCGGGGGCGCCCGGTCCGGTCGAGGCGTTCAAGCGGCACGGTGTCGACTTCGTGGTCGAAAGCGAACTGGGCGCGCTGGTCGAGGGGATGAACGCGTTGACCGGCGAAGGGCTCCTGGACGAGGCGGGTCTGCGGCACGAGATCGAGGCGCGTGACCGGGAGGTGGCCAACACCTACACCAAGGATCTCCAGATCACCGCGATCCGCGGCGCCCGCAACTACCTCGGCGACAAGCTGATACGTACGGCCGCCCCGCACCGCCTGCTCGACCCGAAGGCGGGCCCGCTGATCGCGGTCCGGCTCAACATCCTGACCCGCAAGTCGCTCGGCGGTCTGGAGACCGACCTCGACGGCCGGGTGCTCGTCCCCGGCGAGGGCGAGTCACGCGGCGAGCCGCTGCCGGGACTGTACGCGGCGGGTGAGGCGGCCGGTTTCGGTGGCGGCGGGATGCACGGGTATCGCTCGCTGGAGGGCACGTTCCTGGGCGGCTGCCTGTTCTCGGGGCGCACGGCAGGACGGTCCGCGGCGCTCGCGACCGCGTGA
- the gltX gene encoding glutamate--tRNA ligase produces the protein MFHVGGARSALYNWAVARQSGGTFVLRIEDTDAARNKPEWIDGIISALAAIGISAADPHFEGPYFQSANAARHREASLSLHQAGLAYYCDCTRETLALRTGSQHLGYDGFCRDRDLPYEPGRALRFRTPDEGETVVVDLVRGEPSFPNSAIEDFVIARGDGSPVFLLANVVDDLDEGVTEVIRGEEHLSNTPKQQLLWQALGAVPPVWAHLPVIVNEKRQKLSKRRDKVALEDYLAEGYLPEAMVNYLMLLGWGPGGDREILPYEELERLFRVEDVNGSSAFFDVKKLTAFNGEYIRALSPDAFVSACAPWLSAPHAPWPPASYDTAVFASVAPLAQTRIAVLSEITSYVDFLFLDEPVHDEASWAKAMKEGALRLLRETAAVFTAVPQWVPEPLKEALESVAASHGLKLGKAQAPVRVAVTGRTVGLPLFESLAALGRERTLARLTAAESLLEGGAG, from the coding sequence ATGTTCCACGTCGGCGGTGCCCGTTCCGCGCTCTACAACTGGGCGGTGGCCCGGCAGTCCGGGGGCACCTTCGTGCTGCGCATCGAGGACACCGACGCGGCCCGCAACAAACCGGAGTGGATCGACGGCATCATCAGCGCCCTCGCCGCCATCGGCATCTCCGCCGCCGACCCGCACTTCGAAGGCCCCTACTTCCAGTCCGCCAACGCCGCCCGGCACCGCGAGGCATCCCTCTCCCTCCATCAGGCCGGGCTCGCGTACTACTGCGACTGCACCCGCGAGACGCTGGCCCTGCGAACGGGCTCCCAGCACCTCGGCTACGACGGCTTCTGCCGCGACCGCGACCTGCCGTACGAGCCCGGCCGCGCGCTGCGATTCCGTACTCCCGACGAGGGCGAGACGGTCGTGGTGGACCTCGTCCGCGGCGAGCCGTCCTTCCCCAACAGCGCGATCGAGGACTTCGTGATCGCCCGCGGCGACGGCTCCCCCGTCTTCCTGCTGGCCAACGTCGTCGACGACCTGGACGAGGGCGTCACCGAGGTCATCCGGGGCGAGGAGCACCTGTCCAACACCCCCAAGCAGCAACTGCTCTGGCAGGCCCTCGGCGCCGTGCCCCCGGTGTGGGCCCATCTGCCGGTCATCGTCAACGAGAAGCGCCAGAAGCTGTCCAAGCGGCGCGACAAGGTCGCCCTGGAGGACTATCTCGCCGAGGGCTACCTCCCCGAGGCCATGGTCAACTACCTGATGCTGCTCGGCTGGGGACCCGGCGGAGACCGCGAGATCCTGCCCTACGAGGAGCTGGAACGGCTCTTCCGCGTCGAGGACGTCAACGGCTCCTCGGCGTTCTTCGACGTCAAGAAGCTGACCGCCTTCAACGGCGAGTACATCCGGGCGCTGTCGCCGGACGCCTTCGTCTCCGCCTGCGCTCCGTGGCTATCCGCCCCGCACGCGCCGTGGCCGCCGGCGTCGTACGATACGGCGGTCTTCGCGTCGGTAGCGCCGCTGGCGCAGACACGGATCGCCGTCCTCTCCGAGATCACCTCCTATGTCGACTTCCTCTTCCTGGACGAGCCGGTCCACGACGAGGCGTCCTGGGCGAAGGCGATGAAGGAGGGCGCGCTGAGGCTGCTCCGCGAGACGGCCGCGGTCTTCACGGCGGTGCCGCAGTGGGTTCCGGAGCCGTTGAAGGAGGCGCTGGAGTCGGTGGCCGCCTCCCACGGTCTCAAGCTGGGCAAGGCGCAGGCACCGGTCCGGGTCGCGGTGACGGGCCGCACCGTCGGGCTGCCGCTCTTCGAGTCCTTGGCAGCGCTCGGGCGGGAAAGGACGCTGGCGCGGCTGACCGCGGCCGAGTCGCTCCTGGAGGGCGGGGCGGGGTGA